In one window of Henckelia pumila isolate YLH828 chromosome 1, ASM3356847v2, whole genome shotgun sequence DNA:
- the LOC140859913 gene encoding uncharacterized protein produces MVDFGGTMNSNKDVSESVNQGISKVQMDALMGQLTRVMRWSNSSREEELADFLLGGGSSTSLRPKIAKWEDNKQGSNPKPDTRSETPRQVVKGTSETSNTRSRDIKCFRCQGISHISSQCPNKKLMIINSCGDVESESEEENYDNMPALVDPDDEDGFGAVVGELLVRRRALYAQPREEEESQRENLFHTHCFVKGKHPQPYRLQWFNDCAEVRVNRRVVVPFSIGKYVDEEVLLKKSDIAGDLPSVVVSLLQEFDDLFPEELPQGLPPLRGIEHQIDLVPGSALPNRPAYRSTPEETKELQRQVSEILDKGFVRDSMSPCAVPVLLIPKKDGSWRMCVDCRAINNITIKYRHPIPRLDDMLDELHGACVFSKIDLESGYHQIRMREVDEWKTAFKTKYGLYEWMVMPFGLTNEPSTFMRLMNHVLRKCVFCTKELVFFGFFVSSQGVKIDEEKVSAIRDWPTPTSIGQQKLNKRHAKWVAFVETFPYVIKYNQGKENVVADALSRRYVVLTTLDFKFLGFEHVKELYVSDIDFGEIYASCMRGPKDKFYFHDGYLFKEDKLCIPKYSIKELLVRESHSGGLMGHFGVAKTYQILHEHFLLAAYEA; encoded by the exons gtaccatgaattCCAATAAAGATGTTAGTGagagtgtgaaccaaggaatttccaaggttcaaatggatgcgTTGATGGGGCAGTTGACTAgggtgatgag GTGGAGCAACAGCTCAAGAGAAGAGGAGCTGGCCGATTTCCTTTTAGGTGGAGGATCGTCGACTTCATTGcgtccaaaaattgcaaaatgggAGGACAACAAGCAGGGGTCCAATCCAAAACCCGACACCAGATCGGAGACACCAAGGCAAGTGGTTAAAGGTACATCTGAAACTTCTAATACTCgttctagagatattaaatgttttaggtgtCAAGGTATTAGCCATATTTCTAGCCAATGCCCAAATAAGAAATTGATGATTATTAATTCATGTGGTGATGTggagtcggagagtgaggaggaaaATTATGATAATATGCCTGCATTGGTAGATCCTGATGATGAGGATGGGTTTGGGGCTGTTGTTGGTGAGTTATTGGTGAGAAGAAGAGCGTTATATGCACAACCTAGAGAAGAGGAAGAGAGCCAGAGGGAAAATCTTTTCCATACTCATTGTTTTGTAAAGGGAAAG catcctcaaccatatagaTTGCAATGGTTTAATGACTGTGCGGAAGTGAGAGTTAATAGGCGAGTTGTGGTGCCATTTTCTATTGGCAAATATGTTGATGAG GAGGTACTCCTTAAGaaaagtgatatagccggagatCTTCCGAGCGTTGTTGTTTCTCTATTGCAGGAATTCGAtgatttatttccggaggagttacctcaaggattaccacctttgagaggAATTGAACACCAAATTGATTTGGTACCCGGGAGTGCATTGCCaaatcgtccagcttataggagcaCTCCGGAGGAAACTAAGGAGTTGCAACGACAGGTAAGTGAGAttttagataaaggttttgtgcgtgATTCGATGTCACCATGTGCTGTACCTGTGTTGTTAATACCTAAAAAGGATGGATCTTGGCgtatgtgtgttgattgtagagctataaataacattaccattaagtataggcatcctattcctagacttgatgatatgttagatgaattgcatggtgCTTGTGTGTTTAGCAAGATTGATCTTGaaagtggttatcatcaaattaggatgagagaggtAGACGAGTGgaaaactgcatttaaaacaaagtatgggttgtatgaatggatggttatgccttttggtttgactaatgaaCCAAGTACTTTCATGCGtttaatgaatcatgttttgcgt aaatgtgtgttttgtacaaaagaactcgtgttttttggtttttttgtgAGTTCACAAGGTGTGAAAATTGATGAAGAAAAGGTAAGTgctattcgagattggccaacacctacttctattggtcaa CAAAAGTTGAATAAAAGACATGCCAAATGGGTAGCGTTCGTAGAAACTTTTCCTTATGTAATCAAGTACAATCAAGGTAAGGAGAATGTAGTGGCAGATGCATTGTCACGAAGGTACGTGGTCTTGACTACcttagattttaaatttttggggTTTGAGCATGTCAAAGAGTTGTATGTGAGTGatattgattttggtgagatttatgCGTCATGTATGCGTGGTCCAAAGGATAAATTTTACTTCCATGATGGCTATTTGTTTAAAGAGGATAAATTGTGTATTCCTAAGTATTCAATTAAGGAGTTACTTGTTAGAGAATCACATAGTGGTGGTTTAATGGgtcattttggtgtggctaagacatatcaaattttgcatgaacattttttatTGGccgcatatgaagcatga